The following coding sequences lie in one Glycine max cultivar Williams 82 chromosome 19, Glycine_max_v4.0, whole genome shotgun sequence genomic window:
- the LOC100803618 gene encoding protein PELOTA 1, translating into MKLLEKDFAVNQTGTAKLVAEEPDDVWLLYNLILPGDIVSTDTTRKVHLDSSAKKNTASRVKLTLDIKVTCRDFHKDSSTLRLHGRNLQPNQHVAAGSFHTLTLEPHKPFHLRKKLWQNDAVETLNESTENSNPNTNSPDLAVVLFHPHHAEIHLIAQGVATRCTKIEPSSNSRNSVYFRQVFAAFVKRVDFKVVKRVVITSEEFRRFVMSEARKSRMRSIEENQSRIMVVAGGDSLEKVMGDRAVMELVKDKKVAAFRELWEMVCDDSDRACYGPAEVERAREMRAIETLLITDDLYRNEDVETRKKYASLVKSVKEGGGKALVYSSMHVSAPQLAQLTGVAAILRFPLPELEDVNGC; encoded by the exons ATGAAACTCTTGGAAAAGGATTTCGCGGTGAACCAAACCGGAACTGCGAAGCTCGTGGCCGAAGAACCCGACGACGTGTGGCTCCTCTACAACCTCATCCTCCCCGGCGACAtcgtttcgaccgacaccaccCGCAAGGTCCACCTCGATTCCTCCGCCAAGAAGAACACCGCCTCACGTGTGAAACTCACCCTCGACATCAAAGTCACGTGCCGTGACTTCCACAAAGACTCCTCCACTCTCCGACTCCACGGCCGCAACCTCCAACCCAACCAGCACGTCGCCGCCGGCTCCTTCCACACCCTCACCCTCGAACCCCACAAACCCTTCCACCTCCGCAAGAAGCTTTGGCAAAACGACGCCGTCGAAACCCTAAACGAATCCACCGAGAATTCCAATCCCAATACCAATTCCCCCGACCTCGCCGTCGTTCTCTTCCACCCGCACCATGCGGAGATTCACCTTATCGCACAGGGAGTCGCCACGCGCTGCACCAAGATCGAACCCTCTTCAAACTCCAGAAACTCCGTGTATTTCCGACAGGTGTTCGCGGCGTTCGTGAAGCGCGTGGATTTTAAGGTTGTGAAGCGCGTGGTGATAACGAGCGAGGAGTTTCGTAG GTTTGTGATGTCGGAAGCGAGGAAGTCGAGGATGCGGTCGATCGAGGAGAACCAGTCGCGAATAATGGTCGTTGCGGGCGGTGATAGTTTGGAGAAAGTGATGGGTGACCGGGCGGTGATGGAGTTGGTGAAGGACAAGAAGGTGGCGGCGTTTAGAGAGTTGTGGGAGATGGTGTGCGACGATTCGGACCGCGCGTGTTATGGACCTGCGGAGGTGGAGCGTGCGCGTGAGATGAGGGCCATTGAGACACTTCTGATAACCGATGATCTTTATAGGAACGAAGATGTTGAGACGAGAAAAAAGTACGCGAGTTTGGTGAAGTCGGTGAAAGAGGGTGGAGGAAAGGCTTTGGTGTATTCGTCGATGCATGTTTCTGCACCGCAACTCGCTCAACTCACGGGTGTTGCGGCAATTCTCAGGTTTCCCTTGCCTGAACTCGAAGATGTAAATGGGTGCTGA